One Streptomyces sp. NBC_00102 DNA segment encodes these proteins:
- the mqnC gene encoding cyclic dehypoxanthinyl futalosine synthase, with product MIEKADLQPILDRAAEGGRISAEEALDLYRSAPLHALGAAADAVRRRRYAGTEHIATYIIERNINYTNVCVTACKFCAFYAAPKDTAKGWSRDLDDILRRCAETVELGGTQIMFQGGHHPDYGVEYYEEHFSAIKKAFPQLVIHSLGASEIEHMARISKVSAEEAIRRIHAAGLDSFAGAGAELLPARPRKAIAPLKESGERWLEIMEIAHNLGVESTSTMLMGTGETNAERIEHLRMIRDVQDRTGGFRAFIPYTYQPENNHLKGRTHATLFEYLRMIAIARLFLDNVAHIQGSWLTTGKEVGQLSLHYGADDLGSIMLEENVVSSAGAKHRSNRLEIIDLIRKAGRVPAQRATTYEHLVVHEDPALDPVDDRVVSHISSTALAGGTAHPELKLLDAN from the coding sequence GTGATCGAGAAGGCCGACCTTCAGCCCATCCTCGACCGCGCCGCCGAAGGCGGGCGGATCTCCGCGGAGGAGGCGCTCGACCTGTACCGGTCGGCACCGCTGCACGCGCTCGGAGCAGCGGCCGACGCCGTGCGCCGCCGCCGCTACGCGGGTACGGAGCACATCGCGACGTACATCATCGAGCGCAACATCAACTACACCAACGTGTGCGTCACGGCGTGCAAGTTCTGTGCCTTCTACGCCGCGCCGAAGGACACCGCCAAGGGCTGGTCCCGCGACCTCGACGACATCCTGCGCCGCTGCGCGGAGACCGTCGAGCTGGGCGGCACCCAGATCATGTTCCAGGGCGGCCACCACCCGGACTACGGCGTGGAGTACTACGAGGAGCACTTCTCCGCCATCAAGAAGGCGTTCCCGCAGCTGGTGATCCATTCGCTGGGTGCCTCCGAGATCGAGCACATGGCCCGGATCTCCAAGGTGTCCGCCGAAGAGGCGATCCGGCGCATCCACGCCGCCGGTCTCGACTCCTTCGCCGGTGCCGGTGCCGAACTCCTGCCGGCCCGACCGCGCAAGGCCATCGCTCCGCTGAAGGAGTCCGGTGAGCGCTGGCTGGAGATCATGGAGATCGCGCACAACCTCGGTGTCGAGTCCACCTCCACCATGCTGATGGGCACCGGCGAGACCAACGCCGAGCGCATCGAACACCTCCGCATGATCCGTGACGTGCAGGACCGTACGGGCGGTTTCCGCGCCTTCATCCCGTACACCTACCAGCCGGAGAACAACCACCTGAAGGGCCGCACGCACGCGACGCTCTTCGAGTACCTCCGCATGATCGCCATCGCGCGCCTCTTCCTCGACAACGTCGCGCACATCCAGGGCTCCTGGCTGACCACCGGCAAGGAGGTCGGCCAACTGTCGCTGCACTACGGCGCGGACGACCTCGGCTCGATCATGCTGGAGGAGAACGTCGTCTCCTCGGCCGGTGCCAAGCACCGCTCCAACCGCCTGGAGATCATCGACCTGATCCGCAAGGCGGGGCGGGTGCCCGCGCAGCGCGCCACCACCTACGAGCACCTGGTCGTCCACGAGGACCCGGCGCT